Proteins found in one Planococcus citri chromosome 2, ihPlaCitr1.1, whole genome shotgun sequence genomic segment:
- the Nup37 gene encoding nucleoporin Nup37 — translation MPSFNLDSTSSAVKLDSPVHVVDLPQQVLLVEFSPFEWSQNVILIAFPENVSIGTIKFQEEDESMQTKYKLDIVETFEVKGRPHALSLSQETLLTSNPKVMQFACASSDYNIYLHESVLKETVETKVLEGHTNYVNDICFDKESSVDLLASVSDDFTCRVWSVKDLKCSITFYLESPGTAVKWSADEPNKILVAEKKGIVRLYNVEQEQPVYSLECDVFPLLDVDWSPSNHCKIAGIASGYLLVWDTAKSSFPVYKQLVHSGGIKYVRYCNQNENIIATIGSPGHTLNVTNLKTKFPINVAKLKLASNVAWHFKLPYVCVGVDNSLCFWKVATK, via the exons ATGCCTTCGTTCAATTTAGATTCTACCTCATCAGCTGTTAAATTAGATTCACCGGTGCACGTTGTAGATCTCCCTCAGCAAGTCCTCCTAGTCGAGTTTTCGCCTTTCGAGTGGTCTCAAAACGTAATCCTAATCGCTTTCCCGGAAAATGTATCAATTGGCACGATTAAATTCCAG GAGGAAGATGAATCAATGCAAACCAAATACAAACTCGATATCGTTGAAACATTCGAAGTTAAAGGACGTCCTCACGCGTTATCGCTCAGTCAAGAAACTCTACTAACGAGTAATCCAAAAGTAATGCAGTTTGCTTGCGCTTCTTCGGATTACAATATCTATTTACACGAAAGTGTTCTCAAAGAAACTGTTGAGACGAAG gTCCTAGAAGGCCACACGAATTACGTAAATGATATATGTTTCGATAAGGAATCATCGGTTGACTTACTAGCTTCCGTCAGTGACGATTTTACGTGCCGTGTATGGTCGGTGAAAGATCTAAAATGTAGTATAACTTTCTACCTAGAATCTCCTG gaACTGCGGTGAAATGGAGTGCTGACGAGCCCAATAAAATACTGGTCGCTGAAAAGAAAGGAATCGTTAGATTATATAATGTAGAACAAGAACAACCCGTGTACTCCCTAGAATGTGATGTATTTCCATTATTAGACGTTGACTGGTCTCCTAGTAATCATTGTAAAATCGCTGGAATCGCGTCCGGATATTTATTAGTATGGGATACCGCTAAATCAAG TTTTCCTGTGTATAAACAACTTGTACATTCCGGTGGTATTAAATACGTCAGATATTGTAATCAAAATGAGAATATTATCGCTACGATCGGATCGCCAGGACATACTTTGAATGTAACGAACTTGAAGACAAAGTTTCCTATAAATGTGGCTAAATTGAAG TTGGCAAGTAACGTAGCTTGGCATTTCAAACTTCCATATGTTTGCGTCGGTGTTGATAATAGTTTATGTTTTTGGAAAGTCGCTACGAAATGA